The Lytechinus variegatus isolate NC3 chromosome 11, Lvar_3.0, whole genome shotgun sequence genome contains the following window.
agatcacaaacattttgcccatcatattttcaacaaaaaatatagctcgcgcttcgctctcgcattatttaaaaagggcttatgatattattacacatttgctttatttcataaaaataaagctGGTTATTGGCTtgggactaccctttcaaagaaacaaaaagaaacaaaccAACAAATAAGTTGTTGATCGGGGAAATTATGGGCGAAAAAAATTGCTCAacctcccctattggcgaaagttgaATCCGCCGGGGGTAGCAGGGGGCACTTTCACCCCAAAATGAATAACCAAAAtggtaaattcatttttttttcaaaataaatactctttttaaagtatacattttagacTAATTTTCAGGAGAAGCTCTTAATAAAAATGAcgtcccctccaatacaaatcctattatctggggttactcgcacgcgaccaacacacttaatcccctgcatctttaaaccatttgcttgggcagcaatggctcagataaaatcgaaattaagcATATATGCTTGAtccgggcgcctattcttaaatcaatacatgctttggccacaacacacacgTGTATCATCGTTCGTTTTTACTTTTATTGCATAATATCATGTTATCTTGCAATGAACAACACcgttttgttaccaaaatgaattaatttcattttcggaaatacgaaccttattcaattttcggattaacgaaccttatttcgttttcggacaaacgaaccttcggaattacgaacctcatttcgttttcggattaacgaacctttggaacaacgaacctgatttcgttttcggattatcgaaccttcggaacaacgaaccttatttcgttttcggattatcgaaccttcggaacaacggacataatttcgttttcggattatcgaaccttcggaacaacgcaccttatttcgttttcggattatcgaaccttcggaacaacgaaccttattttgttttcggaataacgccacaaatgctcggattaacgaacccttttttgttttcggattaacgaacatcgaggtataggcaatttacgtgtttcggaattacgaaacttcggaataaagaacgttcggaattacgaaccttaattcggaattacgaagtgtaaccaatttttattttaagaccAATATCTAGTtccagagccccccccccccttttttttctttggtgtGGCACATAGGTATCATGTTATAATTCGAGTATACCGCCCCCCTCCCTCACCGGTCTGACAAAGCTGTGTCGTATATGGGAAGGTTTGACAACATTTTGTACCTTTTCGACATAAAAatagtacaatatttttttgattGGTGGTGATCCTCAAATAGTTCCAGAAGGGGAACAAGAACAAAGAcgttatttgatttgattataatCTGTAATAGTAACGTGACGTATGGGACACTAattaaaataacataaaattagagagaaaaacaacaaaaacgtGAATTCGTCCTCAATCCATTACGTTTAGTCGTTTATTCAGTCCTACGTTATGAAAATTAATTCACAATAAGTTTTGGTGATATTTCATTACTTTGGTGACATTCCGAAAGAAATGGCGTTGGACGAGCTCACCGAATATATATAATTCCcgatataactattttttttattatcgtGAAATGGCATGCACGAAATTCCCATGCATTCGCCGTAGCTGGCGTGCTCACTGTATACAGTAGTCGTTCTCCATCCTTGGAAGAGGCCTGTCTACGTGTTCTATGCGGAAATGACCTGgaacttttcttttaaaaaattgaaaatagactAAAAGGAAAAAATCCTTGAACTCACATTGTAATTGAGTGGGTTCtaaatatatttgtgtgtgttctATAACTGTTGCAATAATGCAGGTACTTGCAggtttatatataaatacatcaGAGCccacccgccccccccccccaaaaaaaagttatatatatatacggccaagaaaataaaaggagaaaattaaagGGCTAGTGAAATGtataatcattaattttgatattgtgtacaaatcctaaacaaaattttcacttgaaaaaaaggggttaaaaatatatataaattcgCTCGCTTTGCTTACTCACAACTTTTTATCTTATAATTTCATCACACATTACATGCCATGTCCcccatttttatttaattcatttatttctatttatatatatatatttgggggTCATTACGCCCCTCGCTCTTCCAAGGTGGCCTAGGTTAACGGGGTGACTGTGTAAATAAGGCTTTAGTGTTAGGAGGGCTAACTTGAAGATCAAATTTTGGAACTTTGAATCTTTATTGAGGATTAAAAGTCACTTAAGTCACATACATGTCCAGACCAGCACATATTCTGATATTTGCAGGGGCAAGGCATATTTGAAGCATTGAAAAGGGAAAGAGCACCAAAACAATGGAAAAccgtcaaaataatttttttttaattcagtgaGGAAAAATAAAACGGGAAAAGGGAGGAAAAAGCGCACACAAATTTTGGTCGTCACCAACAGTTTATTAGTTTtctggcactttgacactcgtCCAAACTCTCACATTTGCGCCTTaattggaatagaatatttcgaTATAGATGGCGCAATATCAATGTctgttattattcatttttaaaattattatcatcatcattattatgattattagcatgattattatattattattattataattaacattatcatggtcattgttatcatcaccatcatcattattactattattttttatcaaccaTATCTGAGATCAATTAATCCAGATTGACTGAGAATATTGCacggtcaaacgtatttagggtatgttttttttccaaagcttatTTTTTAGCCATACGtgaaaggtgatttttttcccccaagctttttccccggcCGGGGTCTGATCTGGCGACTtgtttagggaccaaaaatgtataaataagcCAGCGAAAAACTTATATAAGCCccgggttattttgcacacagagaaaactATTtcagggggtgtttggaaataatttggccactcgtgtgtacagcaataaattttcaccccccccccccccccggggggcaTGCAAGTACCTCTTCGATCCCCAATGCATGACCATCGCCACTCCAACATGATACAAAGCGGATATCGGTAATTTGTATAAATCTTTAAGGCATCTGCATGAgagtagaaagagagaaagacaaaGGAACAAAGGACAAAGAATCGGCAAAGAATCCAAATTTATGAGCTTCATCCTGCGATTTTCTTTCTCATACACACATGACTGCCTCAAAGGGGAACCCCTCATTGTACAaaactttgtttacaaaataagaTGACGTCAGAGTCGAAATTGCAGAGCGCATTGATATATCATCTTTAATTCTTGTCAGCAAAATACATATTTAGGTAATTTACTGTCACGATTATTGCccttttaaatttgatattatttttgacaatagaaataCACTTACTTCAGTTACTTGTAGTTAAATTGCTTTATTGCGACATCAAAAATGAACTATTTTACATGCGTATATGAGGTGAAAACCGTAGCACCTATACAAGGCATGTTATTGTCTGAGCTGCCATATTGCTGTGTATTTTGTATGCAACTTCCCAAAGTAATTTGCCGTGCACGAATTTATAACGAAGAGTTCTCCGACCCAGCGTCAAGTAAACACTTTAGCACCATGAATAGGTTAATATGTCCACTATAACCAAGCTGACAACAAACCGACTTCATTTCTTGGGAGTCTGTTTTGAGTATGCTGTCGTTGTTTGGCATTTGCAGCTGAAAATTACCGTCGTAGCAGAGGCAAACTGACGACGTTTGGCCTTCACTCGACTCAAGATGGGGAACTGTCTGCAGGGACAAACAGCTGATGACATTTCGTTACTCCACGACGATGCCGAGGTCCATGAGCGATTGGGACCCCCACCCCCATATCAGGTTTGAGACTGAAATACGGCTTTTTTGCCTTTCTAATTTTCAAAGAACatttagggcctacatgtacttgaagTTGGAGGGGCCGGGGCTTTGTTTACGTCATGACTTGCAGAAAACACGAAAGTCATAGGCCTAATTGAACTAAACTCAAGGTCAAGTTACTCAACCtcacaataaaaatcaaagaagtgtTTATGATTTGTATTCTTTAGATAGCACATGATCAACTTGTTGTTGTTGATCATGATCAATCAGACCTCAATCATTCAATGGTGCAATAAGAATTTGAAAGATATGGTCATATTAAAGACTAAGAGGTTCTTATTTGGCTATTGACTATTGAAATTGTACAGATGTAAGATCTAATTTAgtcgatcattattattatttatttatttggccataaaaaacatacaaaaattgtacaatgtaattacattaatacaatttgaaatcaaataattaaatatggataaagtagaaatgaaagaggagaaaagagtaagaaaatgttttttccaTGAGCCAGggtagcctggaggcgtctggggagtaaaatACTAAAAAACATTTACTTCGTGGGCTTACTCCCCAATGACGCCTGGTAGTGGATCCCATTTAtctctaggtggtttcaaaccgcctcgatcacaagaatccctgtttaattacaagaacttttttaggctaaaaaatacccattaattattcctgcattcacccAGCCCCGAAGCatatccttcgggataagttcctgaagttacgagcatgcgcagtatagtctgataagcaggcaaggcgcgagattcaaaatcactagcccagcagccacccacagctcccgcgcctAACGACATGCTGGGCTAATAGTTCCTGTTAATTGCTTtgctgcgaccttggaaaaatccctgcgacagttctcgtaatttcgccaagtacctactatttagcgggtattttctttcgagGAAATtatgcgtagtttgctttcacattaccaaaatacctggtattttctaatcggggtaaatttcccgatcagagaatacctggaactgacgaactttgaggcggtctgaaaccaccttctgTGTAGGGATGAGATTCCCACGGTCAAAGTAAGGCTAAATCAACACTTGTCCGCTATATCAAACcatattaaccccccccccccccccccccgttaataAATTTCCTTATATTTATTGAATGAatagtaaaaatttgaaaaaacatAAGAGCACAAGTGTTAACTTACCCAgtctgtttacgtcgccattttAGAATCTTTTGTTATCGATACCAAGATACCACACGTGTGTAGAGCTGCcaacttagattttttttaaatactttaatCGGCcaataaatatcatgaatcgTAAAATACTTTTTTCGGTCAAAAATACAACACGTgctaaatgatattttttgactaaaacaaatattttacgatTCGTAATATTTATTATCCAATGCAAGTATTTCTTAAATCTTAGACTGCAGCTCTACATGCATGTGGTATCTTGGTATCGATAACAAAAGATTCTAAAATGGTGACGTAAACAGACTGGGTAAGTTAACGCTCGTGCTCTTatgttttttcaaatttagtacTATTTAGttaataaacataatgaaaTTTATTATTAACGGGGGTTAATATGGTTTGGGCCCATGTACGTTAATTTGGGCTCCAAACGTAATGGACAAGTGTTGATTTAGCCTTACTTTGACCGTGGGAATCTCATCCCTACACAGAGATAAATGGGATCCACTACCAGGCGTCATTGGGGAGTAAGCCCACAAAGTAAATGttttttactccccagacgcctccaggctaggcCAGGGcttgcaaaagtaaaattcagtacTGTTGCCCAGAGGCATGCGAGCCCTCATGGAAAAACCGTTGAGAGAATATTGCACATTCAATGTATATAATTGcacattattaaaattcaaataaaaaacagagTCAGTCCTTCTCTGTTACTTGGGAAAGGCAGCCTCCTATCAACGTCCAaacctgggggggggcactcagtatataatgcatagtgggtatgtgccgcggaggggacgcccacttttacactcaaatttttgccttattgagaaaaagaacaaagaaagccgctacaaagcatacatgtagcattttcttcttatcgagaaaaaagaaagaaatccgctccaaagcttcgcatattttccgttaTGCCGTTCCGGTTGTATTGGTCTGCTACAATGTGCCGtgattttggtgaaaaaaacGGCCGCAGAGCGCAGTCCAACCATTGCCTCTGTACTAGCGAACCCGGCGCCCGTGCAGCtgggctagctgcatgcacgttccatagggatacatacgcactcacacgcaggcggcctgttccaaggacccccgtattcacaaacatttgtagttccgaagccggttcagaggaccctcctttttacaataagcccgctccaaggcccccattttttgtctcgcccgcggcacataccTACTACCCTCCTACTTTTCTGGtcaagtacccccccccctccctcagtggggataattatgtattcatgaggtcatatgtAAGGCCCCCATATGTACCAATTCCTACCAAATTTCTGTAGTTTCAGTTTTTCATCGTGCCCTGCCGAGGTATGGTATAAACGCTGAAATGCCAGGAAAGTGACGTCATCACCTCGGTACTCTATTGTGTTGCAGTCAACTCAACACACTTTATTTCTtccaaaaacaaattttcaaactttgccACAAAATATGGAATGggaatttttattcaaaaaaatatcttaataaaaaaacaccCTGATTTGAAAGAGAAGGTAGATCGTAATTGGAGACCtatcattttgtaaaaaattgcCTGTTGGACCCTCCCCGGGAACTGTTGTCAGACTTAACATGAAGTGGATTGGAAAGTGACACCTTTACAGTCAAGTGCATACACATGATCATGAGGTCTGTGCCTTTTACAGTTAATTGTAGAGACATTCACAGTTCTTTTCATGAAAACTGCTGATATAaatacaaagaaacaaacagaaaataTTCCTCATCCAGATCAGGTGATTAAATGTTCATCCCATATGATCCGGGGCTGAATATGTGACCGAGTGTAACACCTTTGTTTAATGTAGTGCAAGTTGATTGCTAATATCCTGTTATCGTGTGTGTAGCCTGTGtccttacatacatgtagcctgTGACTGTGAATAACTGACCACCAATATTACATTGCACCTCAAGCAACAGTCCTCTAGACTGCATAATAACTGATGAGTGTGgactattatacatgtacatgtaggaatgcTCCTATTTTACACTGTAGGTTAGGCCCTTAGGGTAAAGAAAAATACAAGTTTTTAGCCCATGTGTTCCTCTATCTCTGACTGTTCCTGTTTCTGGAAATTTCTTAGTTGAGTTCCCACTTCTTGCCTGTCAGGGTTGGTAAATGTAGGCCTGCAGGTATATACTATAATTTTGTCTTTTTCATATCAGGTTGCTGAAACTGTTTTAAATAAGCTAAAATATCTTGCTTTTTAATGGATTAATAATTTGTTTCTATGTTTTGCatgtatgtgtatatttttatagAATATTCTGATAAATAATTAGATCTTACAAAAGGAAGACAAATAATTCATTGCTAAGTAGTTGCTACATGTAAGTATTGTTTGTAATCAGgtaatttaccccccccccccctccactacCTGCGTAATGGTGCTGGTCATGGCAGTGacctttaatacatgtacagcaaCTCTCTTGTCTGCGGGCTTGTCTGTCAAATAAAGTGAAGGGCACCTTTGGTAGTGTACATGTAAACCCATTCCTAAAATGAGGTTGttactacatgtagttatgaGAAGGGGGGGGTCTTGATTCTTAAGGAGTGATTTTCAGTTGGTGAGTTATTCTTTGACAAAGGATATGAGGAAGTTTTGCAGACTTCCAAAGTTCCCAGTATCaagtagtgtttttttttctgtatggcGTATGTAAACAATGACCTGTAGTTCATTCAAGGGTAACGTCTTCACAAAGGGTTCCCATGTACAGGTAGTTCCTGATTTATGACCCGAGACTGTACCTACAATGTATGTATCGGGATGACTGGATCTCATTGTAGAGGTTGCTAGAAATTAGCATGTTGCATTATACTGTCATATGAAAGTTCATTGCAATACACGTATCTTTGTCTTGTTTTCTATGGAGTATACAATGAACATATtggcaagtacatgtaccagtaAATGTGTCTTTTGTTGTTTCAGAAGAGGTGGTGGCCTCCCTGCATGAAGTAATGTCCTTAGATGTATTGGACAAAGAAGTTCCAATTTGGATGAGTCATAgctcaaaaaaaaatgtctggtttcttttattttatttttttatactgtaCAGTTTACCAGGTAATCCAATTGTATCACTTCTTGATATTAACCAAGCTCTTTCCTCAAGGGTTTGGTCTAATGAAAATATGATGTTTTGTGTTTATAattaatttaaatcaaattatgttcaaacttcaaaataaatagtTGTACAAACTGCAATGGACCATAAAAACATTCAGATTAAATGAGACACATTcttctttcaaattttacaacttgaatttatataatcaacaaaattttgacgtTTCATGTAGGTCTAAGATTTGAAAAATGATTCTTCTGCACCTATAAAACTAAAGTAAAAGCTCGATTGTATAACGTTGTAATAAATCaccataaaaaataattcagatTCAATAAAAcccaaatttgttttatttcacaaagcttacatgtatgaaataataagagggtataaactatttacagtgaaacctgtctatagcaacCACCCAaaggaaacacaaaatgttgcattaaTAGACAGATGGCTGTTGGATACTGTAGACAGATTCTTATACACCAGTGgcatacctaggattttccataGGGAGGGCAAATTCatccgccaaaaaaattgacaagaaagaaaaaggtcttcaaccagaaaaaaatttgacaagcaaaaaaaaaggtcttcaaccacatttcgtaccaggaaaaaatttgacaagcataaaaaaAGGTCCTCAAGTTCATAGGAGCGGgccagggatcagttgtgacttgTCAGGGGGGGCACTCTGCCCCctctgaacccccccccccctcgtagGCTAAtgttatacatacatgtatgtatactcAATCTGCCTCTATGGGaatcagttttagtggtcactataatAGACGGATGACTGCTATAGACAGattcttatacacacaatctgcctccatgggaatcagttttagtggtcactataggcaggtggctgctatagtcAGATGGGCACAATGAAGATTCTTTTAAAATTTAACAAAGTAACATTTTGTGCATTACATGTGAAGTGAAAATCAGAAAGGAATGATGATATTGACTGAAGTGAAGCTTGCATTTGGCACATCATACATGTGGTAAaagatttattcttttttcttgttctaTTTCTAGGAGGAAGCTCCCGTTTACCATGTGACACCAAATCAGAGAAGATCAGCGAGTCAGCTGACTGAAGAAGAACAAGTTAGAATTGCCAAAAGAATTGGCCTTATACAGCACTTGCCCATAGGGCAGTATGATGGTAGCAAAAAGGCTAGAGAGTGAGTatatttttgcataatttgTCCCGGTTCAGGGTCAAACAAACAACTTGATagtcataaaatgaagataatgatttttaatagcttacatgtacatgtatgtatagtgAGACATGCTTGTCTGGTCAGCTCCAAACTGTGTCCAAACAAATATGAATCAATAACCTTGCCAAATCTGAATGGATTTTATATCAGCTCTTAGGGTGTGTTCAGTAACAGTTTTCAAGTTTAAACGGCAACATAGATCATGATTGAAAAAGTGATTACAAAACGCAGATATAATGTCCGCTGTTCCCAGTCTTAAAGTTAAaagtaaacgtctttcaaatcatggTTCAGAGGAAAATTTAAACATCGAAAAAGATGCGTTTGTAAACGAGATCAGCTCATTTTTACAACCTTGAGCATCATGAATGCGACATTGAACACAATTGAGTTTTGAAGCGTTTTTAAATTTGCTCTCACAGTGGAAGCctacaaaaaaaacaagtgcCAGAACTGACCTTTCTTGGGATGGGTCAAACTGAGCACTAAGGCTGAGCTATCGAAAGCAGGAAATTTAAAGAGGGCCAACGTATAAACGACTTTATATTTCCGACACTGAGCGGTGCACCGCTGATCGTGTTTGTGTTCGGTGTTttgtaattgagttttcaatcatgattcatattgctgtttaaatttgaaaattgacattgaacacacccttaaagtgattggttaacattggtttgacttttaaaaaatctgagctagaaggtcacacttgtcacctgtgtcagtgatatgttccaaaaatgaagcccagaaaaaattgcgttcgaaaatgattatttagtgcttcaaaaattgaaatataaagtgaccggaaacaccatcttaatttcatcccatacacttatgtgtactatttaggtgtctataagacgcctatttacaaaatcggggtttgccccttagttttagcttttcattctcaataatggttgttttcagggtttattagttctaatacatgcacttgtacacatgtttcatcttggtttgagaattttttaaatcagctgctcacaaagttaaataatacctttaaTGATGCATGCTTCTTGAATGTTCACTGGCCTGACCTCATCATTTGTCATCAGACACGTCAAACCACCATAAACTTTAATATCAgatgcatttttttctctctgaaagAGGAGATTCCCAGTATGTACCTGTAGATCTTTATGaaggcatacatgtaggcctacatgcatgtatatggggtacatgtatgtccatacACTGGAGTTATGAACAATGGTCCATAGAATaatgggaccccccccccatcacacacacacacacactgtctGTATATTTGTATGTGGTTTGCAGTAATAGAaacaggggcagatccaggattgtccaaaagggggcacattttcctgaggaaaaaattgacaagccccccccaaaaaaaaaggttttaatggcatttttacatttacaaattttaagtgcacctctcaaaagggggaaggggcatgggccggctttgcccccccctggatccaccaaTAAATAGAAACTATTAAACAAAAGTACAAGATATTAATGACTTTGAGAATTTGTTTGCCAGAGTGTAGATAAATTGAACTTCTACACTACTATTAATATTAGGGTTTTCATGGTCTACATGTACCTCCTTGGGTAAACCATACATGttactttaaaggtaaatgctagttttggtaacgatatcaaaatgagttcgtacagaatccaatgaaatgaccaccaaagtgtctgtttgtataaatgaaacgCATGTGCataaggattctggaagaaattgtgtaattgctgagaaatcaccaaataagcacaggaatcgggtagggcgtcgggctcgacgctctaagcaataattatacattgtcccacgtgcgcttatctgtgttggggatcttcggtgtgaacatttttcagcgtagatttcaagatttcacaaagttcagttaatgtaaagTCTGTCaaagatctagatcctcgatgatatactgacaattaagccttgttttacagactttctcatgaaatcagtgtttactgcaactactggaatttctctttgaaCGGCACCGTTTCAGTTGGTTAAACCATGGAGGTATTACAGAGACTGAAGTTCAGAATACACTATGGCCAATTGGCCATTGACTCCTAATCCATTCTGCCCTTGTCCTTCAGATTGTTCTTTTTAGAAAACAATCCGTAGCCTACCCAAGCGgcctctttgtttttgttttgtattgagAAAAGGGAAAGGTGTGACAAAAGGAGGATCAGAGCTCTACTGTAGAGAATGTCTATGAAGGAATTATCGGATTGTCCTGGATCCTAGTGCACTAATTAAGCACTTCCCTTTTCACAAACAAGAAGTATGTATTTTGAGTAAAAGACATTCGTTCagtgaaatgaattattgaagATATTTCTTTTATAGTGTTTGCTTTAAACAACAGTTATGTACTGACACCATGacatacaaaaattatttggcccaagtttatgtatttcagctgatatttattcatattattgGGTCACCTATCTAAGAGCAACCCTTCAAAGAGCTTTTtctacatacatatatattaaatataaattttggttgaatttgaatttgatggtCATTTGATctccagtaaaaaatatgtgtaAATGTTTCAAATATCAGATTGAAATGTATTcttctttgtacatgtacatctttgtCCAGTACACTTTATAGACTACCTATtgcatttcataataaaaggattCATATGGTTTGTGTGTAATACAATTTACACAGTCCGCGACACTGGCActggtccgacggtcccagaccagtAACAATTGCTGTCACTAGCCTGTCAGGCCAGTAACTTTTTAGAAATAGCCAGATTTATTGGTCCcaccattaaaaatatatatcaaactgatacaaacgatattttctcctcttttgtgaattaaaaaaattgctctgTTATCTTAAAAAATGGCTATCCAAAATTGAGAAATTGCTCTCATGAATATGTTGtgagtgtacatgtactgtattgttgtatgttttttttgtggggggggggcaataaaaacacaggcaaggaggtcctaattgtcaaattcataaaaattgaaatattgtataattcaaacaataaaaaacaaaagaaatagtgagtgagtgacatcatcgactctctcatttggatgtaactggcttgttcatactTTGAACTAATAAACTAAagtcttttttatgttttctttattttggggggaCCGGtaaattttaggttcggaccagtgaaaaattgaaaaactgggaatctactggtccgacatacatgtaaactggtttgaccagtagaaaaaagggTTAGTT
Protein-coding sequences here:
- the LOC121423644 gene encoding RING finger protein 11-like translates to MGNCLQGQTADDISLLHDDAEVHERLGPPPPYQEEAPVYHVTPNQRRSASQLTEEEQVRIAKRIGLIQHLPIGQYDGSKKARECVICMLDFQLNDPIRLLPCMHIYHTKCIDDWLMRSFTCPSCMEPVEAALLSTYDDGH